CTGTATTTGTCAGTATGGTAATGGCTTGCTCTGTTACAGCAATCTCTGTAACAGCGGCGGAACCATCACAAACACAATTTCCAGTTGCTTATGCAGAGCAGCAGGGCGATTTCCAAATTGAGAACGGAGTATTGGTAAAATACACTGGTTCTGGAGGGGAAGTTATTATTCCAGATACGGTGAACAGTATTGGAGATTATGCTTTTTCCCATTGTAAAGAGCTAACCAGTGTTGTAATTCCAGAAACAGTTACCCGTATAGGAAATGCTGCATTTTATTATTGTACGAATTTGACAAATATAGTATTGCCAGATAGCATTACTGAGTTAGGAAAATTTGCGTTTGGAATGTGTTATGGTTTGTCAAATATTACAATCCCTAAAGGTGTTACTACCATACATAATTGGACGTTTGCGTGTTGTGAAAATTTACAATCAGTTGTTATATTACCAAATGTTTCTAAGATTAGCCAATCCGCATTTGATGGATGTACCAAGTTGACTACAGTTTATGGTTTAAGCGGAACTTATCCAGAAACATTTGCGAATGAAAATAAGTACCAGTTTATTGATATCAATGAGCCATTTACCGATGTGGCTTATGGCGACTGGTTCTATGACGCTGTT
This is a stretch of genomic DNA from Clostridium facile. It encodes these proteins:
- a CDS encoding leucine-rich repeat protein; amino-acid sequence: MKNFNIVKRSLAVFVSMVMACSVTAISVTAAEPSQTQFPVAYAEQQGDFQIENGVLVKYTGSGGEVIIPDTVNSIGDYAFSHCKELTSVVIPETVTRIGNAAFYYCTNLTNIVLPDSITELGKFAFGMCYGLSNITIPKGVTTIHNWTFACCENLQSVVILPNVSKISQSAFDGCTKLTTVYGLSGTYPETFANENKYQFIDINEPFTDVAYGDWFYDAVVFVYKQELMTGTTPTTFDPAVPMNRAQFATVLYRLAGEPEVEYTPNFPDVPDGWFYSDAITWATENGIITGYDDGNFGTQVNITREQIVTLLYRYANYVGLDTSQRASLDEYVDGSSVSSFAKDAMEWALAVGIIQGQNNQGIIDPQGEAGRAAGATIFMRFMERYQM